A part of Ziziphus jujuba cultivar Dongzao chromosome 8, ASM3175591v1 genomic DNA contains:
- the LOC107413431 gene encoding telomere repeat-binding protein 4 yields the protein MVLKKRLEHGFSGFQVPTIPRAPRSARRRDPYKKKVDDSQICAFELLASLAGKLLQETESSSASSNASEGNNRSAFEKDVFKQGRQHKDKPVKKECVEPGSSEESVFANELTSGNIDQKFTMREFPPPESDGVLECTQNITKSDCSDKVNCDVKPVICNSSKRAFENNVNKVEGSFPHVEESYHSNVENGIERRKQGERLETGGLTLANTCSPNDPIELCVKFPAMISPDSNVKLSLFRDPVPNASFSRHRNDIKLGSRDDDENLSRCKKPSTKVKAYRPLARIGDRRIRKLLTSKYWKVAPKLRDCEVSRNDGGAKHLRYKRKTCYNHDRCHHDTLYKRRKLFDQRSVVTSDGGFSSESVSNSPEKAMNGDKSDSTGILHGATGVSSSVIGCQKSFHSKDSHVKFSIKSFRVPELYVDVPETATIGLLKRTVMEAVTAILQDGLHVEVLLQGKKIRDDNRTLLQSGISAKDNLDTLGFTLEPNIEETTPSMCSSDPLPSLSCDTPELLTRSPSTPIVDTGTCDDLPKPLPLPLTNSDTQVQSNHESVSSPTDTLTNEVIPDSQALVAVPDMSMEALAVIPVNQKPRRSELVQRRTRRPFSVSEVEALVQAVEELGTGRWRDVKLRAFEDADHRTYVDLKDKWKTLVHTAKISPQQRRGEPVPQELLDRVLAAHAYWAQHQAKQHGKHNQSGTLMITEAPADRQGVEGIPM from the exons ATGGTGTTGAAGAAGAGGCTAGAACATGGATTCAGTGGCTTCCAGGTCCCCACTATACCTAGAGCTCCCAGATCAGCTAGA AGGAGGGATCCATATAAGAAGAAAGTTGACGATAGTCAAATCTGTGCATTTGAATTACTTGCTTCTTTAGCGGGAAAGTTATTGCAGGAGACTGAAAGTTCTTCTGCCTCTAGTAATGCGTCCGAAGGAAATAATCGGTCTGCCTTTGAGAAAGATGTTTTTAAGCAGGGCAGACAACATAAAGATAAACCAGTGAAAAAAGAGTGTGTTGAACCTGGAAGCTCTGAAGAGAGTGTGTTTGCAAATGAGCTTACCTCAGGAAACATTGATCAGAAGTTTACTATGAGGGAATTCCCCCCTCCAGAGAGCGATGGTGTTTTGGAATGTActcaaaatattacaaaatctGACTGTTCAGATAAAGTTAATTGTGATGTGAAGCCTGTAATTTGCAACAGCAGCAAGCGTGCATTTGAAAATAATGTCAATAAAGTAGAGGGAAGCTTCCCTCATGTTGAGGAGTCTTATCATAGTAATGTAGAGAATGGAATTGAAAGACGGAAACAGGGTGAGAGATTAGAGACTGGAGGTTTGACTTTGGCTAACACATGCAGTCCCAATGACCCAATTGAGTTGTGTGTAAAATTTCCTGCAATGATCAGTCCAGACAGTAATGTCAAATTGTCATTGTTCAGGGACCCTGTTCCTAATGCTTCTTTTTCCAGGCATAGGAATGATATTAAGTTAGGTAGTAGAGATGATGACGAAAATTTATCTAGGTGCAAGAAACCGAGCACCAAGGTAAAGGCTTATAGGCCTTTAGCACGTATTGGAGACCGTAGAATAAGGAAGTTGCTGACATCCAAATACTGGAAAGTAGCCCCAAAATTGAGGGATTGTGAAGTCTCTAGAAATG ATGGTGGAGCAAAACATCTACGTTACAAGAGGAAAACTTGTTACAACCATGATAGATGCCATCATGACACCCTCTATAAGAGAAGGAAATTGTTTGACCAGAGATCAGTCGTGACATCTGATGGAGGATTCAGTAGCGAAAGTGTTTCTAATTCACCAGAGAAGGCTATGAATGGAGACAAGAGTGATTCGACTGGAATATTACATGGAG CAACTGGGGTATCATCGTCGGTTATAGGTTGCCAAAAATCTTTTCACTCAAAGGATTCTCATG TGAAATTTAGTATCAAATCCTTCAGAGTACCAGAGCTTTATGTTGATGTCCCAGAAACTGCAACAATTGGTTTGCTGAAG AGGACAGTCATGGAGGCTGTTACTGCCATTCTTCAAGATGGATTACATGTTGAGGTACTTCTTCAAGGGAAAAAGATTAGGGATGACAACAGAACTCTTTTGCAGAGTGGTATTTCTGCCAAAGACAATCTTGACACACTGGGTTTCACATTGGAGCCCAATATAGAGGAAACTACTCCATCTATGTGCTCCAGTGATCCACTTCCTTCATTATCCTGTGATACACCAGAACTGTTGACCAG GTCCCCAAGCACTCCTATCGTAGATACAGGGACTTGTGATGACTTACCTAAACCCCTTCCCCTTCCATTAACCAATTCAGACACGCAAGTTCAAAGTAACCATGAATCAGTTTCCTCCCCTACTGATACATTAACCAATGAAGTAATCCCGGATTCTCAAGCATTAGTTGCTGTTCCAGACATGAGCATGGAGGCACTAGCTGTCATTCCTGTGAACCAAAAACCTAGGAGATCTGAGCTTGTACAACGTCGAACCAGGAGACCTTTCTCTGTATCAGAGGTAGAGGCATTGGTTCAGGCGGTTGAGGAACTTGGAACTGGAAG GTGGCGCGATGTTAAATTAAGGGCTTTTGAGGATGCAGATCATCGAACTTATGTGGATTTGAAG GATAAATGGAAAACATTGGTTCACACAGCCAAAATTTCTCCACAGCAAAGAAGGGGAGAGCCTGTCCCTCAGGAACTCTTGGACAGGGTGTTGGCTGCTCATGCATACTGGGCTCAGCATCAAGCTAAGCAACATGGCAAGCATAATCAGTCTGGAACTCTGATGATTACAGAAGCTCCCGCTGATAGACAAGGAGTTGAAGGTATCCCCATGTAA
- the LOC107413462 gene encoding scarecrow-like protein 14 → MVMDQHLTGLSINGLEYMRDDSLLGLSNQNKGDNGSGTRDQFVDQNYANMLLFPPNSIPSDSSPSFSVNQEGDAHEDYDFSDLVLKYISQMLMEEDIEEKTSMFHESSALQAAEKSLYELLGEKYPSSPHSSPSPSHDQKHERPDESPGLQYGNCSSNTNGTSSVSLVDPGWIYDLGEYKSPQVAAQSTSHSSHGSPNGTGNLMDGSMDSPVSILKVPDMFNENESVMQFKRGFEEASKFIPNGNSPFFDLESNRLLPKEVKIETRDVVVKFENENLMDGSRRKKNPHSEDASSEGGRNNKQSAVCSESTVSSEMFDMILLNCGQGESALREALQNGTSKNVQQNGQSKGSSGKTRGKKQGGKRDVVDLRTLLTLCAQAVAADDLRTANEFLKQIRQHSTSTGDGMQRIAHYFADGLEARIAGSGTQIHKTLITWPTSAADILKAYHLFLAACPFKKLSNFFSNKTIMNIAEKATRLHIIDFGILYGFQWPCLIERLSSRSEGPPMLRITGIDLPQPGFRPAERVEETGRRLANYAETFKVPFEFNAIAQKWDTIQVEDLKLRDDEVLVVNVMYRFRNLLDETVVVDSPRDIVLNLIRKINPDVFIHGIVNGAHSAPFFITRFREALFHFSTLFDMLEVNVPREIPERMLIEKVIFGREAINVIACEGSERTERPETYKQWQVRNQRAGFRQLPLNQEIWRMAKDRMKSFYHKDFVIDEDGDWLLQGWKGRIVYALSTWKPAS, encoded by the coding sequence ATGGTCATGGATCAACATTTGACTGGACTTTCTATCAATGGGTTGGAGTACATGAGGGATGATTCTCTTCTGGGCTTATCAAATCAAAACAAAGGTGATAATGGGTCGGGAACGAGAGATCAGTTTGTTGATCAAAATTATGCAAATATGCTTCTATTTCCTCCCAATTCAATCCCCAGTGATTCATCCCCTTCTTTTAGTGTGAACCAAGAAGGGGATGCTCATGAGGACTATGATTTCAGTGATTTAGTTCTAAAGTACATAAGCCAAATGCTTATGGAAGAAGATATTGAAGAAAAGACCTCCATGTTTCATGAGTCTTCAGCGCTCCAAGCCGCCGAAAAATCATTGTATGAGCTTCTTGGGGAGAAGTATCCATCTTCACCTCATAGTTCCCCGAGTCCATCTCATGATCAAAAGCACGAAAGACCCGATGAAAGTCCTGGTTTGCAGTACGGTAACTGTAGTAGTAATACAAACGGTACTAGTAGTGTCAGCCTAGTGGATCCTGGGTGGATCTATGATCTGGGTGAATATAAGTCACCACAAGTTGCTGCTCAGTCAACTTCTCATTCCTCCCATGGTTCACCAAATGGGACTGGTAATCTTATGGATGGGTCTATGGATTCTCCTGTGAGCATTCTTAAAGTTCCTGATATGTTTAATGAGAATGAGTCTGTCATGCAATTTAAGAGAGGGTTTGAGGAAGCAAGCAAGTTTATTCCTAATGGAAATAGTCCCTTTTTTGATTTGGAAAGCAATAGATTGTTACCTAAAGAGGTAAAAATAGAGACTAGAGATGTGGTAGTTAAGTTTGAGAATGAAAATTTGATGGATGGATCAAGGCGAAAGAAGAATCCTCATAGTGAGGATGCTAGTTCAGAGGGAGGGAGGAATAACAAACAATCAGCAGTTTGTTCGGAATCAACTGTGAGTTCAGAAATGTTTGATATGATTTTGCTAAACTGTGGTCAGGGTGAATCAGCTCTTCGAGAAGCTTTGCAAAATGGAACAAGCAAAAATGTTCAGCAGAATGGTCAGTCCAAAGGGTCAAGTGGAAAAACTCGTGGGAAGAAGCAGGGAGGTAAAAGAGATGTGGTAGATTTGAGAACTCTTTTGACACTTTGTGCACAAGCTGTTGCAGCTGATGATCTCCGGACTGCTAATGAGTTTCTGAAGCAGATCAGACAGCACTCAACTTCTACGGGGGATGGAATGCAAAGAATAGCCCATTATTTTGCTGATGGCCTTGAGGCACGGATAGCTGGCTCTGGTACTCAGATTCACAAAACCCTTATTACGTGGCCGACATCTGCTGCTGATATCTTGAAAGCCTACCATCTATTTCTTGCTGCATGTCCTTTTAAGAAGCTATCAAATTTCTTCTCAAACAAGACAATTATGAATATAGCTGAGAAAGCAACAAGGCTCCACATTATTGATTTCGGTATTCTTTATGGTTTTCAGTGGCCTTGCCTCATAGAACGTCTCTCATCTAGGTCCGAGGGACCTCCTATGCTTCGGATTACCGGGATTGATTTACCACAACCAGGTTTCCGACCAGCTGAAAGGGTTGAGGAGACAGGACGGCGCTTGGCAAACTATGCAGAAACATTCAAAGTTCCATTTGAATTTAATGCTATAGCACAAAAGTGGGACACCATTCAAGTTGAGGATCTTAAACTTAGGGATGATGAGGTGCTTGTTGTCAATGTTATGTACAGATTCAGAAATCTACTGGATGAGACTGTGGTGGTTGACAGTCCAAGAGATATCGTCTTGAACTTGATCAGGAAGATAAATCCCGATGTTTTCATACATGGAATTGTCAATGGAGCCCATAGTGCACCTTTTTTTATCACACGTTTCCGAGAGGCTCTTTTCCACTTCTCTACACTGTTTGACATGCTTGAGGTAAATGTTCCCCGAGAGATTCCTGAAAGGATGCTGATTGAGAAGGTGATATTTGGACGTGAAGCTATAAATGTTATTGCATGTGAAGGTTCAGAGAGGACAGAGAGGCCAGAGACATACAAACAGTGGCAAGTCCGGAATCAGAGAGCTGGGTTTAGGCAGCTTCCTTTGAATCAGGAGATCTGGCGGATGGCAAAGGACAGGATGAAATCATTCTACCATAAGGATTTTGTGATTGATGAAGATGGAGATTGGCTGCTGCAGGGGTGGAAGGGACGGATTGTTTATGCACTTTCTACTTGGAAACCGGCTTCTTAA